The DNA sequence TGAACCCCTCTTGAACACCATTGTCAAATAATGCCAGCAAAGAATTGCAATACCTCATCTACATTAAGCAAACAAACCTGCATAGATTGTAATGTCTAGTTAAAAGCTCTCTTTCTCTAAGTCATTAGCTGATTGTAGTATTTCAATGATCAACAGGGAAAAGGTTACCAATTTCTTATGAATCCCAAGCCTGACCCATGTTATCATCTCCAACAGCTCTTCCATTATTCCATATCCTCATATAAGGACAATTATCTCAAATGTGTttttaacataaataaattgCTCAAAGTTTATACATTTATCGAAGGTATCTTTCGTTGTTTCCAAAttagtaaaaatattatttctcaaCTAACAGAGTGCAATAAATGCGTCAAGTCATTGCAGGCGTTGCAGCTTGTTGCTCGTCCATGTCCAAAACCGTTCTTACTTCTCCCATAGTATCACCAGATATAAATCAATTTAGGCACAAAGTTACTACAAACCAAATGATAGAACCCAAACAATATATTATTTCCAAAAATGaataattataaatcaattCAAACAAAAGTGACAAAAACTTTCTTTGAGTCATTTTATCAAATATATggttttcttcacaattataaatatgaaattgtccaatcaatatatattatttaaataacttaaatatcatttgatcatcttatatgacatagaGACCTAAAAAACGCCATACGAAAGACTGGCATAAATAAAAAGGAAATCTTGCATAATAGTTTCTAAAAATACTTAaatctaaattaaaaaaataaaaaaccttaATTGAAtagattaaaaaagaaaacaaaaggaagaagaaacttaattaagaaaataataagtGAAAACTCCTTATGGAATCGTGAGCTTCCCAAAGAACAGAGCAATAACATGCAATTAAAAAGATTTCATAACCTCCATTAGAAATTACTCACTCAAACCATAAAGGTGTTCATCTATAATTGAAGTATATATCTTGAACTCTAATCGTATCAGGTATCGTCCTCccattctctttttctttcaatttgaATTGCGACCCTGCGGCTTATGCCATCAAAAGTTGTTGGAGAAATCAGAATTGCTGGATATCAATTTATTCACTATTTAAACTAAGTTTTTCTCACCTGAAAATGACTGTACGAGTCATCAATAACAGCTCGATCTCAATTTATTCACCATTTAAACTGAGTTTTTCTCACTTGAAAATGACTGCACGAGTCATCGATAACACTGAATGAATTTCCAAGTTTGAGTCGAGAACTTGGTTACACCTTGGTTATCGTCGATAACATTCAACGACTTTGCGGGTTCGTAGGCAGTCGAGAACTTGGTTACAAATATGTggctaattttttaatttaaaaaaaaaattgtttaattttttggtttaattattaggtttatttgttaacgggacctattaacatcgttaaatttaacagaatattcttttatttttatggtatattctgttaaaccaagaaatgccgttagataggcacttttaagaTATAAAGATATGTAAGTGAAAACTACCCATTTATAAATAGGTGAGGTTTAGATTtggtatttattaattgaaatacCTAACCCTCGACATGACCTATCAACACGTCACCCTTAGTTTGATTTAATTAGACTTTTTTAATTAGTATTGTTAAAAACATTTTTTAGTACCTCTTTGCTGTTTTTGATGCGGGAAGAATTCGAAATTTCTCAGcatgttttatttttctgttttggGTTGATTCTAATGTGGCAATAGTTGGAGGTGTGGTCGGTGCTCCGTTGATGTGTAAGTGGACCAATGCAGAAAATTCTTCTATTTCTCTTTGATAGGCTACCTCGTGAGATTTTTGAATTGATGATGACAACCTTTTAATGGTTGTAGTATGATAGAAACTCAGTATTATTTGGTAACAAGCAGTCAAGATTGGATATTATTCCAGACTTAGTCAATAATCACCTGGCAGAGTTTAAGGAGTATGGTCGACAATGTCTTCATTTGAAACTGGATCCAGCAAACCCAGCAGTTTACTAAGCTACTCGATAGATGTCACCTCCCCCTAAATCCTTTACTCTTGCGACAGATGCTTTGGTGGTTTCGGGGAGGGGCTTTGTCGAATTTGGGAGAATGCTACGGGATGCAGAGAGTGTGGTTTGGTTAGTGTGGTTTCAAGTGTGTTAGGGGATTTCTCTGCTAATATGGCATAGCTGCTTGCCATTCGTCTGGGTTTGACTCTCGTGCATCAATTTGGTTTCAGTATCTCAATTATTAATAGTGATTCTACTGTGACAATTGGTTAGATTAATAAGCTCCACATTAATTTTAGTTTTCAGTCTATTTTATTACATATCTATTCTTTATTAGTTGTTGTTGGTAGTGGTTCTTGCATCGCCATTATGCGATCAGTAAATAGTGTTGCTCACACAATAACAACCTCTATTACTAGTTTAAGAGATTGTGTTTAAACATATGCTTGTACTCAATTTTTAAGTTCTTTTATAACAACAGATTTGTcttaataaagtttatctttctttaaaaaaaatatttttgtagtaGTTATTATCATAATGCATGTACACACAAATAATTTCATGTTAAAAACACCaccaataaatttaaaaatggtTATTCTATCAAATCGGCCTACAATCTGCTGCAAAGCCAGAAGAACAGTTGTTCTGGGGAAGACAATTCAGGCTTTTGGCGTAAACTGTGGCACCTCAAAATACCTCCTAAAGTGAAGAACTTTATGTGGCGGGCAGTCTCAAATGTGCTTCCTACCTGTCTCCAGCTCATCTCTAAGGGGGTAAGTGTTTTTTCTATGTGCCCTGTTTGCAATCATGATGCTGAATTTGCCTCGCATATATTACTTAGTTGCCCCTTTGCAATTAGCTGCTGGCAAAAGGCTGATATTGTTACCCATGCTAACTTCGTTGGAACCATAGGACAATTCCTTTATGATGTGTTCAATGGCTTTGATGAAGACATCTCTTGCCGTGTTGTGACGCTATGTTGGTCACTTTGGAAGGCAAGAAATTCTTTAGTTTGGGACAAAAAGGCTTCTTCATCTTCTCATGTTGTTTCTTTAGCGTGGACTACTCTTGATCACTGGTTAAAAGCTCAAGATAAAACAAGTTTGTTATCCTCTTCTTTGATAGGAGATGGAAACAACTTTGAGCATTGGACTAAACCTGCTTATAATACGATCAAGATCAACGTTGACGGGGCTATCTTTGAGAAAGATAATGCATATGGGTTTGGCATTGTAGCTTGTGATTCAGAAGGCAGAGTCATTGACTTCGTGGCTAAGTACTATCATGGCTCGTTCTCAGCTGAGGTTGTTGAGGCCCTGGGGGTTAAGGAAGCACTCAGTTGGCTCAAAGATAAAGGTTGGAATTCGGTAGAGGTGGAAACTGATAGCTTACTCACTGTCCAAGCGGTCTTTAGTAATCAGCAAATGTCTTCTGTCTTTGGCTTGATTACTCATGATTGTAAAATTCTCTTATCCTCTCTACCTAATGttagtttttgttttgttaGACGATCAGCAAACAAAGTTGCCCACTTCTTAGCTAGGCGCTCTTGTTTCTATTCAGATCGTAACATTCATGATGTAGATGTTCTGGCAGACTTTCATGCCCATTTGTAATTTGAATGCTCTATTtcaatgaagttgatatttcatgtttcaaaaaaaaaaaaaaaaattaaaaatggcATACTAGTCTCTACGGTCGaggaatatatatattattggttTTCAATGTAGTGTTGACAATTAAGCAAAACACATTATAAATGCTATAATTAACatgtaagagaaaaaaaatccaACTAATTACATTGCCTAAAAAGAATTGAGAAAGAAACCAAATGAGAGAGAGATTGTAGGATTAGCAATCAGGTTTTAGACCAAGCTGTTTCCTAGTTTTGCTGACAAACAAGTCTTCAGACTTAATCTTGCCAGGAATGCATCCACTAATAGTCACAAATGGAAATTGAGCTACACCTTCTTTTCTCCCAAGTGAAACAAGTGTGGCTTCTAAAAAGTTTTTGTATTTTGCCATCTTGCTCTCTTTCCCTCCCACTAACAACACCTTCAAGTTCTTCACTGCCACTTGTGCATGTTTTTGTGCTATATACCTATGCTTCCTCTCCTACACACaacacattatatatatagtaaaaacaataatatataatacccccaaaaaaaagaaagaaagtaaagttaattatatattaccttAACATCTGTGATATCACCAATACCAAAGACATTTTTATGGCCTCTGACTCTGAGATGCTCATCCACCATTAACCTCCCATGAATACCCAAACTATCCTTCAAAACAGTCTCAGTTAGCCAAGATGAACCCACTGGTTTACCAGTGCAAACATAATGGCGATCTGCTTTTATAGTTTCTCCCTTAGAGGTTTGAAAATGACCATCAGATACACCATCCACATTCACTGATTGACCCAAAAGAACTTCCACATTCTTTGATATTAACCAATCTAATGCCTTTTGTGAAGCCTTGGAATCCACAAATTCTAGTAACCTTGCCCCAGAATGCACCATTGTCACCTTCTTCTCTGGAAAGTCATAAACTATTTCACCGGCTAGTTCTACCCCTGTTGGCCCTCCTCCCACTATCAAAATCGAATTCGCCGACTTAATCTTTTCATACTCTACACACAAAATGAAAACATGTTATAATAATACAATGACATTCTATTAatgaatatttataaattacagccgaaaaaataaaaataaaattcaatttatttataattctaACATAATATAAATTAGTACCTGCTTCATATTGACCTAGCCTTTCTTCTCTTGTTTTTGGAAAAAAGTCTTTGTGACCGGTGGCTATGACAAGATAATCATAGGGAAGAGATTGGCCATCTGCGGTGGAAACTTGCGTATCTGTAACATCAACTGCAGTTGATGCCACAATCTTCACATTTCTAAGATAATCAGAGTGATTAATCACTATTCTCTCCGCAAATGATGGCATTACCATAGCTCTCGACGTACCCCATGCTATCTCGAAATACTCCTTCCTGGTTATTCATTTTCAATAATAATGAAATCAGCATTGAGAAGGAATTAATACATAATCAATGTATGAATGTTTCAACTTCTCATCATCAAGCTAGCTACGTACGTACCAGCCATTTTCCCTcaattcgaaaataaaaataattttttatttaatacttaaGGAATTACAAAAACAGAAAAAGGATCATAATTGAAAGAGCTAGAACATTAGAGTAAATAATAATGTATAAGAACAGATATTGAATTGGTTCAATAACGAAATATGCATGACTTACTGGTCGATAAGAACGACGTCAGCACAAAATTGGAGAGATTGAGCGACAATAGAACCAGCTACACCGCCTCCTACCACCACCACCCTCCGCATCTCTGTACCTGATTTTTCCATATACCAAACCTCAAATTGAAGATAATAAtgatagatatatatttttttggattGAAATGGTGGGAAGAGAGAAATTTGGTCAGGAGGATTTATATACAAAAATGCAGAAAGTATTTGTCTGAATTTAATATAGAGAAAGAGAATGGTTTTTGGCAGCAGAGGAAATATGTGGCATGCATAATCATGGGTTATAGTTTttactatttatatataattatatgtatgtgctcatttcaaatttggATTGTTGGTTTctataatttccaacaacttctATTTATACAttgtttatttcattttcaacaAACATTCAGCAGAGAGGAGTGGTTCTCAATATGgtagtggttttttttttctttatttttatattgcataaatataaaaaacaaaaacaaaaaacaatattataattaactatatatattataccaaATATAGTAGTGTGCGAAAGTAATTAGGAATGGGAAAATTGAATGTGGGAACTTAATTAGGTCGAATACATGCTAAGAACTCCATAGTATAAAtttttcctttaaaaaaaataaaatatttctaaaCAAATTGTTAAGGTGAAGAGAAGAGATATTTGTTTGttggtgtgtttttttttttttttttttttttttttttttttttttttgtgtgtggttattattgttgttggaaGTGTGTGATGAGGTTTTCAGATCCGATCATGATGATCGAACAATCAGAGAATCTTCATACTTTAGAgctaaaaatttaatttgagtttAATGTAGGGTCGTATTCATGTCATATCAAGGTTTAGAGCATCTTCAATAAAAGTTGCCCATAAAGTGATTTTTGTTACATGTACATTTTAGtcaacattttaaattaattttatgaacATTATTGTTCAAAATGAGTAATGGTaatgtaatattatttatttttttaaaaaagaaaaattactttatcaccaattaattttttgagagaacatatataattataaaatttaattaaatatttgtatgtgagACCATGGTATGTAATTTTTAGAGTTACCCCACTAATGTAATTTTTGTAGGAAAATGTGTTAAATCTTAAGGGAAGGagagatcaaataaataaataatattttaggatGATGTGTATTTTAGGAACTAGGTGTTGACAGAGACAAGACCCAATCATACTAATGTGGGGGCTAtcacaaacaaaaatattactttttaaaaaattaaatgtaaattttttaatttgataattatggactaaaatagtagaaaaaccccctacaaaattaaataaatttagtaataatgattataatataagtataaatatttttttttatgataaataagctcctacaaattaaaaaatttgggTCTCTCACTGTGTTGGCCTCTATTAGAGATGCTCTTTGGTGTTACAAGCAAATATCAAACTTAAACCTGACTCATTTATTAATCTTGTCAAAATTAAAATCACCAACCCATATATTTgtgatcttatttttttttgacatggTAAGGTTATTCTTATGAAGGTGTCttgtttagtttaattttattttgcttGGCTCTTTTGATTATTATGGATGTTCGACAACAAATGGATATAGGGATGGATAAGCAATATGCTTTCATGAATCTGAGAGAAGATATGCTTTTCTCATTTATGAGGAAGATACAGTAGACTTTCTTGAATTTGATGATTGTTGGTGTTTGGTTGGTAGGTTCCTTACAGATCGCACCATTGATTTTCAAGTGATGCAACACAAGATGGCTTTGTTGTGGTGTCCTGTTCGCGgcttatttgttaaaaaattagaaccgaattgatttttttttctaattctatCATGAAATAGATATTGAACGAGTTATGGAGGGTAGTCCATGGACGTTTAATACCTCTAGTCTTTGAGAGGCTCAAAACTGGCGAGAATCCACATTTCATCACTCTATATAGATTGGAATTTTGGGTTCAACTACAAGATATGATCTCTGGTTTCATATCAGAAAGAGTGGTTCGAGATTTAGAGAATTATATTGACCAGTTTGTCAAGAGGGATCCAAATAATTTTGCAGGAGTTTGGAGAGAATTCTTAAGGGTGGGAGTTCAAGTTCGGGCTGATCTGACTTTGAAAAAGGGAAAAAGTTGAAACTAAAGAATGGTCTGCAATGTCACgtgaattttaaatataaaatttgacaaCTTTTTGCTTTGTTTGTGGTATATTAGGCCATTCAGAATATTTTTGCGAGAAAACTTTTGATACGCCAAGTCACTTACTTACAAAATCATATGGCCTTCAAATGAAGGTTGCACCGAGAAGAAGAACACATCCTATCGATGCAAGATGGCTGAAGTTAAAAATGGCTACAAACACTGGTGGTGTTGGATCATCTTTCGCCGGAGTGACAACAACAACTGGACAAACGGTAATCATTAATGAGAATCCTTTGAGGGAAATCAATCAGAGAGGAAATTCGGATGGTAATGTCGCAAGATCAAGGGAGAAAATCAGAGATTGTATTGGTGTGATTAATGCAGTAGGAGAGAAGATTAAGGACACAGGAAAGTCAACGATGGTCTTAAATGAGGAGAATTTATTTAACGAAACCAACCATttaatttgtgattaaaaaaggAGAAGATTGTCCTTAGATAATTGTGAGAGATCTCCACACGTGGATGTAGTTATGGGCCAAGATAATCAAGAAATATTTGTTAAGGAAAATATGGAGGTGGGCACCACTTGTGATAATTTGCAAAAAAACTTGTTTGAGGAGGGTCCTGGTTTACTTGGTCGCCCAGAGTTATGAATGTACTAAGTTTGAATTgtcgtgggcttgggaacctgTGGACTTTTTTAATTCCTTAAAGAGATTGTATCTCATAAGAAACtctgatttatttttctttgtgaaaCTAAGTGTCTCAAAAGTAGAGTGGATTGGGTAGGAAGAAGTTTGGGCTTTGAAGGAAAATTTTGTGTGAAGGCCAAGGGATAGGAGGTGGTTTAGCACTCTTTTGGAAAGATCAAGGGTCGTGCTTTGGATTACTTTCAAAACCACAttgatattattattacttcTAGGGACAGTCCAGCATGGAGACTTACTGGTGTGAACGGTGAACCCTGAAGAAACCTGAGAATTCAAACTTGGAACCTTCTTTGGGATCTTCATGCTATGCATTCGTTACCTTGGTGTGTCATTGGAGATCTTAACAATGTTATTTGTCAAGAAGATAAGAGGGGGTAATTTATATCTGTGAGGCCTTATTGAAggtgtaaagtccttttttggcaagttaggtgacaaaataatttttcctttttatggtaagattgctatgcattcattttcgaaatcttacctcttttattcggttattagttgccattttccttgtttggaaagttgcactttctgctgaactttcctttgttgaaaactactcaaaagagaaggaattctcttttggaaagttgtcttttttagggaaactttgtttattgccttttccttattgatttcgattgtatcttgatacaatcagaatatctaatctgtttttggcaggaatcaagcattgaaagaagatcggtcccgattttagtaagtttcccgtttctgggcagatctgcttcgtcagcaaccgaatctgatgtagcagatcgtgtttcttttggaaagtttttgttcagctgctaattcgaacttgtggttgcctctttggtttctatgatctataaatagagcctagagagcaaccattcgaatttacctcttccattattcatttttttacatttatcttttgtgagaagagagtgtttctttgttttgtgagagcctagttgttcacctaggttctagttgttctatttctattcttactctatcctagaggttgtgaagaactacttgactgaacaagagattggtcttcgggagaagacttgataaagccttacttcgggaggaagtaagcacttggtcttcgggagaagacttgctaaagccttacttcgggaggaagtaagcactcacacttcaaagacgaagggagttcgggcttgaaggtgtttcaagaagtcagattcataaagtggattacaaaggattgcggcaatactttagagggagtctaaacttgtttaagtcaattgtctttgtaattttgatactttattaattgatttcattctctgggcgtggccccgtggactaggagtgttcgtgagaacactgataccacgtataaatctcttgtgtcaagttatttatttttctgcaaatattttatattctgcctgtttagttttgctgtagcagaattaccttctgctgctgcaaacgcttacagtttttatattttcttatatacaactgacatttgcaaaaacacagtttttcaattggtatcagagcgggacactaaactcttagtgtggtcctataacgtttttgttagaatgtcattttttgcagaaggaagttctatttctagaccaccgttgcttaatgactctaactatccttattggaaagttagaatgagggccttcatcaaatctcaagatgagaaggcgtggagaatggttctatcaaaGTTGGTCTCCTCCGGTTGAGACAGATACTGTAATACTATAATAAAATCCGAACCGGAATGGTCTATcaagatgataaactatctgcctacaatagcaaagccttgcatgctatctttaatggtgtaggtgagggtttcattaaacttatatcatcttgtgtttctgctaaggaagcttgggaaatacttcaaactcagtttgaaggaacttctgatgtgaaaagatctagatttatcatgcttcaaactaaatttgatgagcttagaatgtctgataatgaaactttaactgaattctatgaaaaattatctgacattgctaatgaatattttgctcttggagaaaagcttgatgattcggttcttgtgagaaaaattgttagagttcttccagaaaggtttgatactaaacttttggcaatggaggaagctaaagattttagcactatgaaagtggaagaattgatgggttccttacgtacttttgaattaaatcaacagattaaacaaaaggacaaacccaaatccattactgataaaggtaaaagtattgctttgaaagttgctgataatgaaaattctgatagtgaatgtgatgatgagattgctttattaactaagaattttcagaaatatatgaaaaagatgggaaataaaaagaatatatcgaaaggttcaaaaggtaatactttcattaaaccatctgtctctaacaaaaagggaattcagtgcagggaatgtgaaggttttgggcatattcaagctgagtgtgcaaacactttgaaaaagaataagaaaagtttcaatgtcacttggagtgatgatgaaaccgaaagtgatgaagatattactgaaaatgttgccctaacctctgttatgactaatgtgttgtgtgattcacaggtgaaagataaattggtatgtctgaataataccaccaaacaagaggaatcagattcggatgagtctgaaatctgtgaagaatctcttgctgaatcatacaaagtcatgtatgaaaaatggattcaggttgcttctgaaaatagagagttgaataaattgaataaaaaattgtctcatcagattgaattgtgtaatttgaaaataaaagaatatgagacaagtttttgtgataaagatgaaaaaatctctctattgaagaaggaacttgaaaactttaagaaaaatgttcaaatgcttaatcctggatcttctatttttgaaaaagctcagaatgcaggtcagagaggtttcgcaggccttggttctaatggaatggaaagttctggagtcacgaagtttgtaaaatctagtgttctaacgaatcaccttgaggctacaaactctgccGTAACAGTGTCACAGCCTGTGGCAGCAAGAACAGCTTCTGATGCTgtaaaatctccaggattttcaaaaagggtaagatctcaggtaaaaagatttgttcccatttgtcatttttgtggtagaaaaggtcatatcagacctaaatgtttcacattgaataatctgtttaaaacaaattattttgataatttgaaaaaatctcaaaagaaacataaaggtttgaaacaaatatgggtgaaaaagaagtgtctagctggtttttctgataaaacgtcgcatctcaaatgtggtattttgacagtggttgctctagacatatgacaggtgacaaggattttttgactaacattcggcctatgcaatgtggagaagtcacttttggtaatggcttatctggaaaagttgttggtatgggaactctaaattttgaagggttacctagactgaaaaatgtgatgttagttgaaggactgagggctaatttacttagcatcaccAAATGCGTGATCAAGGTTTActtgtttcttttgatagtgatcattgttatgttccgaatgatgacaatgaatgtatcttgcaaggatttcgatccaatgataagccgttacactctaacccccgtgtttacttgtcactcggctatcaacaacaccacgtatccgtggcatgccaagcttgggcatattaattttaaaaacctgaaaaaattgtcaaatgcaggtattgttcgaggtcttcccaagcttggtaaggaaagtgaaggtaagtgtgaaccatgtcaacttggaaagcaattaaaaatcactcacaagcctgtgtctgatatcaatacctcaaaggtattggaattgcttcacatggatcttatgggtccaatccaagttgaaagtttgaatggtaaacgatatatctttgtgtgtgttgatgatttctctcgttttacttgggtagatttcttaagagaaaaatctgacacttttgatgcatttaaaactctttgtctgagattaagagttgagaaaggttgtaatattgggaaaatagttcgaattcgaagtgatcatggtaaggagtttgaaaattctgtgtatgatgatttttgtaagtctacaggtataactcatgaattttcagctcccaaaactcctcaacaaaatggagttgttgagaggaagaatcgaacattgcaggaaatggcaagagtgatgttaaatagcaagaaattgacaaagcgcttatgggctgaagctattaacacagcttgctacataataaacagagtgtttattcgtccaggtacctcaaaaacatcttatgaaatctggaaaggtaaacgccccaatgtaagtcattttcatgtttttggatgtgtgtgttatgtctatagagatcgtgagcatattggtaaatttgatgctaaaagtgatgttggtgtatttattggatattccttaaacagtagagcttatcgtgtttataacatgagaactcaaactgttttggaatcagctaatgtggttgttgatgattttagagatttttcagaattttccacagaagccaagatagatagtctcatggatactcctccaaGAGTTGTAACAACAGAttctgatgcagcagaacccattgctgatgctgcaaatgacg is a window from the Cannabis sativa cultivar Pink pepper isolate KNU-18-1 chromosome 1, ASM2916894v1, whole genome shotgun sequence genome containing:
- the LOC115707104 gene encoding uncharacterized protein LOC115707104 isoform X2, translating into MVMPSFAERIVINHSDYLRNVKIVASTAVDVTDTQVSTADGQSLPYDYLVIATGHKDFFPKTREERLGQYEAEYEKIKSANSILIVGGGPTGVELAGEIVYDFPEKKVTMVHSGARLLEFVDSKASQKALDWLISKNVEVLLGQSVNVDGVSDGHFQTSKGETIKADRHYVCTGKPVGSSWLTETVLKDSLGIHGRLMVDEHLRVRGHKNVFGIGDITDVKERKHRYIAQKHAQVAVKNLKVLLVGGKESKMAKYKNFLEATLVSLGRKEGVAQFPFVTISGCIPGKIKSEDLFVSKTRKQLGLKPDC
- the LOC115707104 gene encoding uncharacterized protein LOC115707104 isoform X1, with product MEKSGTEMRRVVVVGGGVAGSIVAQSLQFCADVVLIDQKEYFEIAWGTSRAMVMPSFAERIVINHSDYLRNVKIVASTAVDVTDTQVSTADGQSLPYDYLVIATGHKDFFPKTREERLGQYEAEYEKIKSANSILIVGGGPTGVELAGEIVYDFPEKKVTMVHSGARLLEFVDSKASQKALDWLISKNVEVLLGQSVNVDGVSDGHFQTSKGETIKADRHYVCTGKPVGSSWLTETVLKDSLGIHGRLMVDEHLRVRGHKNVFGIGDITDVKERKHRYIAQKHAQVAVKNLKVLLVGGKESKMAKYKNFLEATLVSLGRKEGVAQFPFVTISGCIPGKIKSEDLFVSKTRKQLGLKPDC